One Streptomyces drozdowiczii DNA segment encodes these proteins:
- a CDS encoding MFS transporter: MSSVEEHPEPPVDPYRPGRWIALAVLVLAVLLVAVDATVLGLATPFLSEDLEPTGTQLLWIGDVYSFVIAGLLVSMGSLGDRIGRKKLLLCGATAFGAVSVLNAYAHTPEMMIVARALLGVAGATLMPSTLALIRNLFHDPRERSLAIGIWGAMASAGAAVGPVVGGFLLEHFWWGSVFLINLPVMAVLVAVGIKMIPESKNPAPGPWDLPSVGLSLVGMIGVVYAIKEMAAHGVSWTSALVGVAGLLALVWFVRRQFRLPAPLLDMRLFHHRGFSGAVLADLLTILGLSGIVFFLSQFLQLVQGRGPLEAGLAELPAAVGAVTAGLLAGTVARRFTVRTVVSGGLGAIGLALAAVAAVHRDTAYPLIGALLLIVGVGAGFAFTVTSDVILSSVPKEHAGAASAVSETAYELGAALGIALLGSIVTGAYKSFQAPPGTPPAVSDAAHESLGGAVESSHLLPPPEAHELVSSAQDAFVDGLHLASVVGAVVLVATAAVAWFLLRGQELEEGIVHE; the protein is encoded by the coding sequence ATGAGCAGCGTCGAAGAGCACCCGGAGCCCCCCGTCGATCCGTACCGCCCCGGGCGGTGGATCGCGCTGGCCGTCCTCGTCCTCGCCGTGCTCCTCGTGGCCGTCGACGCGACCGTGCTCGGCCTGGCGACCCCGTTCCTCAGCGAGGACCTGGAGCCGACCGGCACCCAGCTGCTCTGGATCGGTGACGTCTACTCCTTCGTCATCGCCGGGCTCCTGGTCTCCATGGGCAGCCTCGGTGACCGGATCGGCCGCAAGAAGCTGCTGCTGTGCGGCGCCACCGCCTTCGGTGCGGTCTCGGTGCTCAACGCCTACGCGCACACGCCCGAGATGATGATCGTGGCGCGCGCCCTGCTCGGCGTCGCGGGCGCCACCCTGATGCCGTCCACCCTGGCCCTGATCCGCAACCTCTTCCACGACCCCCGCGAGCGCAGCCTCGCCATCGGCATCTGGGGCGCGATGGCCTCGGCCGGTGCCGCCGTCGGACCTGTGGTCGGCGGATTCCTCCTCGAACACTTCTGGTGGGGCTCGGTCTTCCTGATCAACCTGCCCGTCATGGCGGTGCTCGTGGCGGTCGGCATCAAGATGATCCCCGAGTCGAAGAACCCGGCGCCCGGACCGTGGGACCTGCCGAGCGTGGGCCTCTCGCTGGTCGGCATGATCGGGGTCGTCTACGCCATCAAGGAGATGGCCGCGCACGGCGTGAGCTGGACCTCCGCCCTGGTGGGCGTCGCCGGGCTGCTGGCGCTGGTCTGGTTCGTACGCCGTCAGTTCCGGCTCCCCGCCCCGCTGCTGGACATGCGGCTCTTCCACCACCGGGGCTTCTCCGGCGCGGTCCTCGCCGACCTGCTGACCATCCTCGGCCTGTCCGGGATCGTCTTCTTCCTCTCCCAGTTCCTCCAGCTGGTCCAGGGCCGCGGCCCCCTGGAGGCCGGGCTCGCCGAACTGCCCGCCGCCGTCGGCGCCGTCACCGCGGGCCTGCTGGCGGGCACGGTCGCCCGGCGGTTCACCGTACGGACGGTGGTCTCCGGCGGGCTCGGCGCCATCGGCCTGGCGCTGGCCGCGGTCGCCGCCGTCCACCGGGACACGGCCTACCCGCTCATCGGCGCGCTGCTCCTGATCGTCGGCGTCGGCGCGGGCTTCGCGTTCACCGTGACGTCCGACGTCATCCTCTCCAGCGTCCCCAAGGAGCACGCGGGCGCCGCATCCGCGGTCTCCGAGACGGCGTACGAACTGGGCGCCGCCCTCGGCATCGCGCTGCTCGGCTCCATCGTGACCGGGGCCTACAAGAGCTTCCAGGCTCCGCCCGGCACCCCGCCCGCCGTCTCGGACGCGGCGCACGAATCGCTCGGCGGCGCCGTGGAGTCCTCGCACCTGCTGCCGCCGCCCGAGGCGCACGAGCTGGTCTCCTCGGCCCAGGACGCGTTCGTGGACGGGCTGCACCTCGCCTCGGTCGTCGGCGCCGTCGTCCTCGTCGCGACGGCCGCCGTCGCCTGGTTCCTGCTGCGCGGTCAGGAGCTGGAGGAGGGCATCGTGCACGAGTAG
- the argB gene encoding acetylglutamate kinase produces MTTARKHTALPKAQILIEALPWLTRHNGKTVVIKFGGNAMIDEELKAAFAQDVVFLRHAGLKPVVVHGGGPQISAQLDKQGLVSEFKAGLRVTTPEAMDVVRMVLAGQVQRELVGLLNQHGPLAVGMTGEDAHTITAIQHRPTIDGELVDIGRVGEITAIDTGAIQALLDDGRIPVISSIARSADDNHVYNVNADTAAAALAAALNAETLMVLTDVEGLYEDWPNSDDVISRLTATELEKLLPELSSGMVPKMQGCLHAVRNGVETARVIDGRVQHSILLEIFTDEGIGTMVVPDAQGES; encoded by the coding sequence ATGACGACGGCGCGGAAGCACACCGCACTCCCGAAGGCGCAGATCCTCATCGAGGCCCTGCCCTGGCTGACCCGGCACAACGGCAAGACCGTCGTCATCAAGTTCGGCGGCAACGCCATGATCGACGAGGAGCTGAAGGCCGCCTTCGCCCAGGACGTCGTCTTCCTGCGGCACGCCGGCCTCAAGCCCGTCGTCGTGCACGGCGGCGGCCCCCAGATCAGCGCCCAGCTCGACAAGCAGGGCCTGGTCAGCGAGTTCAAGGCCGGCCTGCGCGTCACCACGCCCGAGGCGATGGACGTCGTCCGCATGGTGCTCGCCGGCCAGGTCCAGCGCGAGCTGGTCGGCCTGCTCAACCAGCACGGGCCGCTCGCCGTCGGCATGACCGGCGAGGACGCCCACACCATCACCGCCATACAGCACCGGCCCACCATCGACGGCGAGCTCGTCGACATCGGCCGGGTCGGCGAGATCACCGCCATCGACACCGGCGCCATCCAGGCCCTGCTGGACGACGGCCGCATCCCGGTCATCTCCTCCATCGCCCGGTCCGCCGACGACAACCACGTCTACAACGTCAACGCCGACACCGCGGCCGCCGCACTCGCCGCCGCGCTGAACGCCGAGACGCTGATGGTCCTCACCGACGTCGAGGGCCTGTACGAGGACTGGCCCAACAGCGACGACGTGATCAGCCGGCTCACCGCCACCGAGCTGGAGAAGCTGCTGCCCGAGCTGTCCAGCGGCATGGTGCCCAAGATGCAGGGCTGCCTGCACGCCGTACGCAACGGAGTGGAGACCGCCCGCGTCATCGACGGCCGGGTCCAGCACTCGATCCTGCTGGAGATCTTCACCGACGAGGGAATCGGCACGATGGTCGTGCCCGACGCACAGGGGGAGTCATGA
- a CDS encoding lysophospholipid acyltransferase family protein, with product MSRLALIKAVLGPILRLMFRPRMEGIENIPGSGPVILAGNHLTFIDSMIMPICCDRPVFFIGKDEYVTGKGLKGRLMAWFFTGVGMIPVDRDGGRGGVAALMTGRRILEEGKAFAIYPEGTRSPDGRLYRGRTGIARLTLMTGAPVVPFAMIGTDKLQPGGSGLPRPGKVTVRFGEPMEFSRYEGMDRDRYVLRAVTDSVMAEVMRLSGQEYVDMYATKAKAA from the coding sequence TTGTCCCGTCTCGCACTCATCAAGGCAGTGCTCGGACCGATCCTGCGCCTGATGTTCCGTCCCCGGATGGAGGGCATCGAGAACATTCCGGGCAGCGGGCCGGTGATCCTGGCGGGCAACCACCTGACGTTCATCGACTCGATGATCATGCCGATCTGCTGCGACCGTCCGGTGTTCTTCATCGGCAAGGACGAGTACGTGACGGGCAAGGGGCTCAAGGGCCGGCTGATGGCCTGGTTCTTCACGGGCGTCGGCATGATCCCGGTCGACCGGGACGGCGGGCGCGGCGGTGTCGCGGCGCTGATGACGGGGCGCCGGATCCTGGAGGAGGGCAAGGCGTTCGCGATCTACCCGGAGGGCACCCGCTCCCCCGACGGCCGCCTCTACCGGGGCCGTACGGGCATCGCGCGGCTGACGCTGATGACGGGCGCGCCGGTGGTGCCGTTCGCGATGATCGGCACGGACAAGCTCCAGCCGGGCGGTTCGGGTCTGCCCCGTCCCGGCAAGGTGACCGTGCGCTTCGGTGAGCCGATGGAGTTCTCCCGGTACGAGGGCATGGACCGCGACCGCTATGTGCTGCGGGCGGTGACCGACTCCGTGATGGCCGAGGTGATGCGGCTGTCCGGCCAGGAGTACGTGGACATGTACGCGACCAAGGCGAAGGCCGCCTGA
- a CDS encoding L,D-transpeptidase family protein, translated as MRRLMTTAAVLLALGTVVGAGRPPLATAPLPHRLADTGGGTQLITAMADSTSSTAGTLTWWDLRDGKWVAAGTAAARFGSKGLTEGSTRQQSTYTTPTGLYDLPYAFGVKAAPAGTRYSYRQATTKSWWCEDNEAAAYNRWVEPLPSDCRASESEQITAYPTQYARALVIGFNYDKPVRGRGAGIFLHVNGSGATAGCVSVPADAMDRILAWADPARSPHIAIGTVAGATAITNY; from the coding sequence ATGCGAAGACTTATGACCACCGCCGCCGTTCTGCTCGCCCTCGGCACCGTCGTCGGGGCCGGCCGGCCCCCGCTGGCCACCGCCCCGCTGCCCCATCGGCTCGCCGACACGGGCGGCGGCACCCAGCTGATCACCGCCATGGCGGATTCCACCTCGTCCACCGCCGGCACCCTCACCTGGTGGGACCTGCGGGACGGGAAGTGGGTCGCCGCCGGGACCGCCGCCGCCCGGTTCGGCTCGAAGGGGCTCACCGAGGGCAGCACCCGGCAGCAGAGCACGTACACGACGCCGACCGGCCTCTACGACCTGCCGTACGCCTTCGGGGTCAAGGCCGCGCCCGCCGGCACGCGCTACTCGTACCGGCAGGCCACCACCAAGTCCTGGTGGTGCGAGGACAACGAGGCCGCCGCCTACAACCGCTGGGTCGAGCCGCTGCCCTCGGACTGCCGGGCCTCGGAGTCCGAGCAGATCACCGCGTACCCCACGCAGTACGCCCGCGCGCTCGTCATCGGCTTCAACTACGACAAGCCGGTACGCGGCCGGGGCGCCGGGATCTTCCTGCACGTCAACGGGTCCGGGGCGACCGCCGGTTGCGTCTCCGTACCGGCGGACGCGATGGACCGCATCCTGGCCTGGGCCGACCCGGCCCGCAGCCCGCACATCGCGATCGGCACCGTCGCCGGCGCCACCGCGATCACCAACTACTAA
- a CDS encoding aldo/keto reductase, producing MPFARLSEATTPTAHIGLGLAAVGRPGYINLHRDRDLPQDRSPDALRDRTHELLDAAYAQGVRYFDAARSYGRAEEFLAGWLAAHPEADDVVVGSKWGYTYTADWGLDAETHEVKDHSLAAFERQRAETAALLGDRLDLYQIHSVTPDSPALTDKELHARLAELAAQGVSVGISTSGPAQAEAILAALAVTVDGAPLFRTVQATYNALETSAGPALAEAHAAGLTVIVKEGMANGRLAGDQVPAVVREIADEEGLGADAVALALVLHQPWAGVVLSGAATVAQLSGNLHAAVPVLDEERRARLEALVEEPEAYWRHRASLPWS from the coding sequence ATGCCGTTCGCCCGACTGTCCGAAGCGACCACCCCCACCGCCCACATCGGGCTCGGCCTGGCCGCCGTCGGCCGGCCCGGCTACATCAACCTCCACCGCGACCGCGACCTGCCCCAGGACCGCTCGCCCGACGCCCTGCGCGACCGTACGCACGAACTCCTCGACGCCGCCTACGCGCAGGGCGTCCGCTATTTCGACGCAGCCCGCTCCTACGGGCGCGCCGAGGAGTTCCTGGCCGGCTGGCTGGCCGCGCACCCCGAGGCGGACGACGTCGTCGTCGGCAGCAAATGGGGCTACACCTACACCGCCGACTGGGGCCTCGACGCGGAGACGCACGAGGTCAAGGACCACAGCCTCGCCGCGTTCGAACGCCAGCGCGCCGAGACCGCCGCCCTGCTGGGCGACCGGCTGGACCTCTACCAGATCCACTCGGTCACCCCGGACAGCCCGGCGCTCACCGACAAGGAGCTGCACGCCCGCCTCGCCGAACTGGCCGCGCAGGGCGTCAGCGTCGGCATCTCCACCAGCGGCCCCGCCCAGGCCGAGGCGATCCTCGCCGCCCTCGCCGTCACGGTCGACGGCGCCCCCCTCTTCCGTACGGTCCAGGCCACCTACAACGCGCTGGAGACCTCGGCGGGCCCCGCGCTCGCCGAGGCGCACGCGGCCGGGCTGACCGTCATCGTCAAGGAGGGCATGGCCAACGGCAGGCTCGCCGGCGACCAGGTGCCCGCCGTCGTGCGGGAGATCGCGGACGAGGAGGGGCTTGGGGCCGACGCGGTCGCCCTCGCCCTGGTGCTCCACCAGCCGTGGGCCGGCGTCGTGCTCTCCGGTGCGGCCACCGTCGCCCAGCTCTCCGGCAACCTCCACGCGGCCGTCCCCGTACTCGACGAGGAACGCCGGGCCAGGCTGGAGGCGCTGGTGGAGGAGCCGGAGGCGTACTGGCGGCACCGGGCCTCGCTGCCCTGGAGCTGA
- the argH gene encoding argininosuccinate lyase, which translates to MPTKHRGTSEEHVVSNGNGNGDVRLWGARFADGPAEALARLSASVHFDWRLAPYDIAGSRAHARVLNKAGLLTEDELNRMIAGLDQLEADVADGSFTGTIADEDVHTALERGLLERLGPDLGGKLRAGRSRNDQIATLFRMYLRDHARVIGSLIADLQDALVGLAEAHPDVAMPGRTHLQHAQPVLFAHHVLAHVQSLSRDAERLRQWDERTAVSPYGSGALAGSSLGLDPEAVAADLGFERGSAGNSIDGTASRDFVAEFAFVTAMIGVNLSRIAEEIIIWNTKEFSFVTLHDAFSTGSSIMPQKKNPDIAELARGKSGRLIGNLTGLMATLKALPLAYNRDLQEDKEPVFDSCDQLEVLLPAFTGMMATLTVNRERMEELAPAGFSLATDIAEWLVKKGVPFRVAHEVAGECVKECEHHGIELDELTDEQFAKISEHLTPEVRTVLNVAGALASRSGRGGTAPSAVAAQLAEVKADLAVQHAWADARK; encoded by the coding sequence ATGCCTACCAAGCATCGTGGCACTTCCGAGGAGCACGTAGTGAGCAACGGCAACGGCAACGGCGACGTACGTCTCTGGGGCGCCCGCTTCGCCGACGGACCGGCCGAGGCGCTGGCCCGGCTGTCCGCGTCCGTCCACTTCGACTGGCGCCTCGCGCCGTACGACATCGCCGGCTCCCGTGCCCACGCCCGCGTCCTCAACAAGGCCGGTCTGCTCACCGAGGACGAGCTGAACCGGATGATCGCCGGGCTCGACCAGCTCGAAGCGGACGTGGCGGACGGTTCCTTCACCGGCACCATCGCCGACGAGGACGTCCACACCGCCCTGGAACGCGGTCTGCTGGAGCGGCTGGGCCCCGACCTCGGCGGCAAGCTCCGCGCCGGCCGGTCCCGGAACGACCAGATCGCCACGCTCTTCCGGATGTACCTGCGCGACCACGCCCGCGTCATCGGCTCCCTGATCGCCGACCTCCAGGACGCCCTGGTCGGCCTCGCCGAGGCGCACCCGGACGTCGCCATGCCCGGCCGTACGCACCTCCAGCACGCCCAGCCGGTGCTCTTCGCCCACCACGTCCTGGCCCACGTCCAGTCCCTGTCCCGGGACGCGGAACGGCTGCGGCAGTGGGACGAGCGCACCGCGGTCTCGCCGTACGGCTCCGGCGCGCTGGCCGGGTCCTCGCTGGGGCTCGACCCGGAGGCGGTCGCGGCCGACCTCGGCTTCGAGCGGGGCTCGGCGGGCAACTCGATCGACGGCACGGCGTCCCGGGACTTCGTCGCCGAGTTCGCTTTCGTCACCGCGATGATCGGCGTCAACCTCTCCCGGATCGCCGAGGAGATCATCATCTGGAACACGAAGGAGTTCTCCTTCGTCACCCTGCACGACGCCTTCTCGACCGGCTCCTCGATCATGCCGCAGAAGAAGAACCCGGACATCGCCGAGCTCGCCCGGGGCAAGTCGGGCCGGCTCATCGGCAACCTCACGGGCCTGATGGCCACGCTCAAGGCCCTGCCGCTCGCGTACAACCGCGACCTCCAGGAGGACAAGGAGCCGGTCTTCGACTCCTGCGACCAGCTGGAGGTCCTGCTCCCCGCCTTCACCGGCATGATGGCGACACTCACCGTCAACCGGGAGCGCATGGAGGAGCTGGCCCCGGCCGGCTTCTCGCTCGCCACGGACATCGCGGAGTGGCTGGTCAAGAAGGGCGTGCCGTTCCGCGTCGCCCACGAGGTGGCCGGTGAGTGCGTCAAGGAGTGCGAGCACCACGGCATCGAGCTGGACGAGCTGACGGACGAGCAGTTCGCGAAGATCTCCGAGCACCTGACCCCGGAGGTCCGCACCGTCCTCAACGTGGCCGGCGCCCTCGCCTCCCGCAGCGGGCGCGGCGGCACCGCCCCCTCGGCCGTCGCCGCCCAGCTGGCCGAGGTCAAGGCCGACCTCGCCGTGCAGCACGCCTGGGCGGACGCGCGTAAGTAG
- a CDS encoding TetR/AcrR family transcriptional regulator produces the protein MTLDREQVLRSAAALLTRKSTATMDEVAKAAGIGRATLHRHFAGRDALVRALEELGIREFEAALDAAAMDEGTSEDALRRFVHAVEPSAGLLSFLVTENQLWEGGEQNAGWDRLDARVAAFFRRGQERGEFRIDLTPAWLTEALYGLIGSGAWAVQAGRVAARDFPYMIVELLLGGARRSVEQ, from the coding sequence ATGACTCTTGATCGTGAGCAGGTGCTGCGCAGTGCCGCCGCCCTGCTGACCCGTAAATCCACCGCGACCATGGACGAGGTCGCCAAGGCGGCCGGGATCGGGCGCGCCACCCTGCACCGGCACTTCGCCGGGCGGGACGCCCTGGTCAGGGCGCTGGAGGAGCTGGGCATCCGGGAGTTCGAGGCCGCGCTCGACGCCGCCGCGATGGACGAGGGCACCAGCGAGGACGCGCTGCGCCGGTTCGTCCACGCGGTGGAGCCGAGCGCCGGGCTGCTCTCGTTCCTCGTGACGGAGAACCAGCTCTGGGAGGGCGGCGAGCAGAACGCCGGCTGGGACCGGCTGGACGCCCGCGTCGCCGCCTTCTTCCGGCGCGGCCAGGAGCGCGGCGAATTCCGCATCGACCTCACCCCGGCCTGGCTGACCGAGGCGCTGTACGGGCTCATCGGCAGCGGGGCGTGGGCCGTTCAGGCGGGCCGGGTGGCCGCCCGGGACTTCCCGTACATGATCGTCGAGTTGCTGCTCGGCGGCGCACGCCGGAGCGTGGAGCAATGA
- a CDS encoding acetylornithine transaminase codes for MSNAELSRRWQHALMDNYGTPKLSLVRGEGARVWDADGTEYLDFVGGIAVNALGHAHPAVVEAVTAQISTLGHVSNLYIAEPPVALAERLLALFGRTGKVYFCNSGAEANEAAFKIGRLTGRTHMVATDGGFHGRTMGALALTGQPKKREAFTPLPGDVTHVPYGDVEALRSAVTTETALVIIEPVQGENGVVVPPKGYLEAAREITRATGTLLVLDEVQTGIGRCGTWFEHQAHQGVEPDVVTLAKGLGAGLPIGATVAFGAAADLLEPGQHGTTFGGNPVACAAGLAVLDTLAADGALDQVKRLGERIREGVEALNHPLVSHVRGSGLLLGIVLTEPLAPQAQQAAQGAGLLVNAPAPDVLRLMPPLTIGDAEVDAFLRALPGALDAAYGDGRSGEKHSGE; via the coding sequence ATGAGCAACGCCGAGCTTTCGCGGCGGTGGCAGCACGCACTGATGGACAACTACGGCACCCCGAAGCTGTCCCTCGTGCGCGGCGAGGGCGCCCGCGTCTGGGACGCGGACGGCACCGAGTACCTCGACTTCGTCGGCGGCATCGCGGTCAACGCCCTGGGTCACGCCCACCCGGCCGTGGTGGAGGCGGTCACCGCCCAGATCTCCACCCTCGGCCACGTCTCCAACCTGTACATCGCCGAACCCCCCGTCGCGCTCGCCGAACGGCTCCTCGCGCTCTTCGGCCGGACCGGCAAGGTCTACTTCTGCAACTCGGGCGCCGAGGCCAACGAGGCCGCCTTCAAGATCGGCCGGCTGACCGGGCGCACCCACATGGTCGCCACCGACGGCGGCTTCCACGGCCGGACCATGGGCGCCCTCGCGCTCACCGGCCAGCCCAAGAAGCGCGAGGCGTTCACCCCGCTCCCCGGCGACGTCACCCATGTGCCGTACGGGGACGTGGAGGCGCTGCGGTCCGCCGTCACCACCGAGACCGCGCTGGTGATCATCGAGCCGGTGCAGGGCGAGAACGGCGTCGTCGTCCCGCCCAAGGGCTATCTGGAGGCGGCCCGGGAGATCACCCGGGCCACCGGCACCCTGCTCGTCCTCGACGAGGTCCAGACCGGCATCGGCCGGTGCGGTACGTGGTTCGAGCACCAGGCCCACCAGGGCGTCGAGCCCGACGTCGTGACCCTCGCCAAGGGGCTCGGCGCCGGACTCCCGATCGGCGCCACGGTCGCCTTCGGCGCGGCGGCCGACCTGCTCGAACCCGGCCAGCACGGTACGACGTTCGGCGGCAACCCGGTCGCCTGCGCCGCCGGCCTCGCGGTCCTGGACACCCTGGCCGCCGACGGCGCCCTCGACCAGGTCAAGCGGCTCGGCGAGCGCATCCGGGAGGGCGTGGAGGCGCTGAACCACCCGCTGGTCTCCCATGTCCGGGGCTCCGGGCTGCTGCTGGGTATCGTGCTCACCGAGCCCCTCGCGCCCCAGGCGCAACAGGCGGCTCAGGGGGCCGGCCTCCTGGTGAACGCGCCCGCGCCCGATGTCCTGCGGCTGATGCCGCCGCTGACCATCGGCGACGCGGAGGTGGACGCGTTCCTCCGGGCGCTGCCGGGTGCCCTCGACGCGGCATACGGGGACGGACGATCCGGAGAGAAGCACTCCGGAGAATGA
- a CDS encoding arginine repressor, translated as MTEAQDSEFGGPSVPQTRTARHRRIVDILNRQPVRSQSQLAKLLSDDGLSVTQATLSRDLDELGAVKIRNTGGELIYAVPSEGGFRTPQAPLGGSAKEERMRRLSAELLISAEASANLVVLRTPPGAAQFLASAIDQAELHDILGTIAGDDTLMLISRDPAGGQALADHLLRLAQNER; from the coding sequence ATGACCGAGGCGCAGGATTCCGAGTTCGGCGGGCCTTCGGTGCCGCAGACCCGCACGGCGCGCCACCGCCGGATCGTGGACATCCTCAACCGGCAGCCGGTGCGCTCGCAGAGCCAGCTGGCCAAGCTCCTCAGCGACGACGGGCTGAGCGTCACTCAGGCGACGCTCTCCCGGGACCTGGACGAGCTGGGCGCGGTGAAGATCCGCAACACCGGCGGCGAGCTGATCTACGCGGTGCCCAGCGAGGGCGGTTTCCGCACCCCGCAGGCGCCGCTCGGCGGCTCCGCCAAGGAGGAGCGGATGCGCAGGCTCTCCGCCGAGCTGCTGATCTCGGCGGAGGCCTCGGCCAACCTGGTGGTGCTGCGTACGCCGCCGGGCGCCGCGCAGTTCCTCGCCTCGGCCATCGACCAGGCCGAACTGCACGACATCCTCGGCACCATCGCGGGCGACGACACGCTCATGCTGATCAGCCGCGATCCGGCCGGCGGGCAGGCGCTCGCCGACCATCTGCTGCGGCTCGCGCAGAACGAGCGTTAG
- a CDS encoding HEAT repeat domain-containing protein, which translates to MDDAWTAVRRLAEGRPLREALGGRDSAEDWVALDLAVRYPPWYAPDGWDASARDAAPAEPATALALCHPSGRIREAALDRVSRYPDLLPLLVVRCADWAAPVRERARALLAEAPAAGLVARAELVLLLGRRERGGFAVELLGRALREGPTEHLRPLLESADRATLRFAHRVAVQRGLVPPLRLARIAARSGDAVLQDLCAEAAVAAVRGTGRDDGVLDLLLTGRSGRVRAAGVTALRRAGRYEEARAHLTDRSGVVRACARYVVRQGGTDPLPLYRELCTREAVAPGAAAGLGECGDRKADADTLWALVRHPDPAVRAQAVNGLRALDAVRREGLMPLLDDPSSAVVRAATRALLPHAAEFPVAWLRGRDSPESRRAVRVGARRLLRAAGWPCVS; encoded by the coding sequence ATGGACGACGCATGGACAGCGGTGCGGCGCCTCGCCGAGGGCCGGCCCCTGCGCGAAGCGCTCGGCGGTCGGGACTCCGCTGAGGACTGGGTGGCACTCGACCTGGCGGTGCGGTATCCGCCCTGGTACGCCCCGGACGGCTGGGATGCGTCGGCCCGGGACGCCGCACCGGCCGAACCCGCGACCGCGCTCGCCCTGTGCCACCCCAGCGGCCGGATCCGGGAGGCCGCGCTCGACCGGGTCTCCCGCTACCCGGATCTGCTGCCCCTCCTCGTCGTGCGGTGCGCGGACTGGGCGGCCCCGGTGCGCGAACGGGCCCGAGCCCTGCTCGCCGAGGCGCCCGCCGCCGGGCTCGTCGCGCGGGCGGAGCTGGTCCTGCTCCTGGGCCGGCGCGAGCGGGGCGGGTTCGCCGTGGAGCTGCTGGGCCGGGCGCTGCGCGAGGGCCCCACCGAGCACCTGCGCCCGCTGCTGGAGAGCGCCGACCGGGCGACGCTCCGGTTCGCCCACCGCGTCGCCGTCCAGCGCGGACTGGTGCCGCCGCTCCGGCTGGCCCGCATCGCCGCCCGGTCGGGGGACGCCGTCCTCCAGGACCTGTGCGCGGAGGCGGCCGTCGCCGCGGTGCGCGGGACGGGCCGCGACGACGGCGTACTCGACCTCCTGCTGACCGGCCGCTCGGGCCGTGTCCGGGCCGCCGGAGTCACCGCGCTGCGGCGCGCCGGACGGTACGAGGAGGCGCGGGCCCACCTGACGGACCGTTCGGGCGTGGTGCGGGCCTGCGCCCGGTACGTGGTGCGCCAGGGCGGGACCGACCCGCTGCCCCTGTACCGGGAGCTGTGCACCCGCGAGGCCGTCGCCCCGGGCGCCGCCGCCGGGCTCGGCGAGTGCGGCGACCGGAAGGCGGACGCGGACACGCTGTGGGCCCTGGTCCGGCACCCGGACCCGGCCGTGCGCGCCCAGGCGGTGAACGGGCTGCGGGCGCTGGACGCGGTGCGGCGGGAGGGGCTGATGCCGCTGCTGGACGACCCGTCATCCGCCGTCGTACGAGCGGCCACCCGGGCCCTGCTCCCCCACGCGGCCGAGTTCCCGGTGGCGTGGCTGCGCGGGCGCGACAGCCCGGAGTCGCGCCGGGCGGTGCGGGTGGGGGCGCGACGGCTGCTGCGGGCGGCGGGTTGGCCGTGCGTCAGCTGA